A part of Gemmatimonas groenlandica genomic DNA contains:
- a CDS encoding TetR/AcrR family transcriptional regulator — MPRKPAASAYHHGDLRRSLLAVAFDILKTKGPEALSLREVARAASVSHQAPYHHFPSRQHLLAALATEGFDDLASRLDEAQRQTQNLETIGQATGVAYVLFAAQNPERFRLMFGGEIGSRAPYPELVDASQRVFALLRRPFGTPPGSRPGRDDDGQVDQHPPASVVANVTAGQNPVVLTLWSTVHGLASLVVDGQVVLSGDALERAALATTQMVWLGVKQTLASAPTSVPTQQSRRPPS, encoded by the coding sequence ATGCCCAGAAAACCCGCTGCGTCCGCGTATCATCACGGCGACCTCCGCCGAAGCCTGCTGGCGGTGGCGTTCGATATCCTGAAGACCAAGGGGCCGGAGGCCCTCTCACTGCGCGAGGTGGCGCGGGCGGCGAGCGTCAGCCATCAGGCGCCGTATCATCACTTTCCCAGTCGCCAGCACCTGCTGGCCGCCCTCGCCACCGAGGGGTTCGACGACCTGGCGTCACGCCTCGACGAGGCGCAGCGGCAAACTCAGAACCTGGAGACGATCGGCCAGGCGACGGGCGTCGCCTATGTCCTCTTCGCTGCCCAGAACCCCGAGCGGTTCCGCCTCATGTTCGGCGGCGAAATCGGCTCGCGCGCGCCATACCCCGAGCTCGTTGATGCATCGCAACGGGTGTTCGCCCTGCTACGACGTCCGTTCGGGACGCCTCCGGGTTCGCGGCCAGGGCGCGATGACGACGGGCAAGTCGATCAGCACCCGCCGGCGTCAGTCGTCGCGAACGTGACGGCGGGGCAGAATCCGGTGGTGCTGACCCTCTGGTCTACCGTGCATGGACTCGCCTCGCTGGTGGTAGACGGGCAGGTCGTGCTCTCCGGCGATGCGCTCGAGCGCGCGGCGCTCGCGACGACGCAGATGGTGTGGCTGGGGGTGAAGCAAACGCTCGCGTCGGCACCGACGTCGGTCCCCACGCAGCAGAGTCGCCGGCCACCCTCGTGA